A DNA window from Schistocerca gregaria isolate iqSchGreg1 chromosome 2, iqSchGreg1.2, whole genome shotgun sequence contains the following coding sequences:
- the LOC126335597 gene encoding trypsin-7-like: MRGPWCALLCCCWLWLPAAGAGGGGGGRVLAGEPVDISEFPWQVSVEYVGAHRCGGSVVSAAWVMTNAWCVVGGEPLYYLLRVGSSTRGSGGDTYNASRLLWHPDFDNAISDKDIGFFEVSVAISFSDNVQPVALAEEEPLAGSQVTVSGWGSVDAGQEYPLQLHAVNTTVLDRDACNATFQGQLITDDKICTAGPDGGLDYCNGDYGGPLVAGGTQYGVVSWGYGCYYPQYPGVYTNVASLRSWINGTVGV, encoded by the exons ATGCGGGGGCCGTGGTGCGCGCTGCTGTGCTGCTGCTGGCTGTGGCTGCCGGCCGCGGGggcgggcgggggcggcgggggccgcGTGCTGGCCGGCGAGCCGGTCGACATCTCCGAGTTCCCGTGGCAGGTGTCCGTGGAGTACGTGGGCGCGCACCGCTGCGGCGGCTCCGTCGTCAGCGCCGCCTGGGTGATGACGAACGCATGGTGCGTCGTGGGCGGCGAGCCCCTGTACTACCTGCTGCGCGTCGGCTCCTCGACCCGAGGCAGCGGCGGAGACACCTACAACGCCAGCCGGCTGCTCTGGCACCCGGACTTCGACAACGCCATCTCCGACAAAGACATCGGCTTCTTCGAGGTCTCGGTTGCCATCTCGTTCAGTGACAACGTTCAG CCGGTGGCGCTGGCGGAGGAGGAGCCGTTGGCGGGCAGCCAGGTGACGGTGTCGGGCTGGGGCAGCGTCGACGCGGGCCAGGAGTACCCGCTGCAGCTGCACGCCGTCAACACGACCGTGCTGGACCGCGACGCGTGCAACGCCACGTTCCAGGGCCAGCTCATCACCGACGACAAGATCTGCACGGCCGGGCCCGACGGCGGGCTCGACTACTGCAACGGCGACTACGGCGGCCCGCTGGTCGCCGGCGGCACGCAGTACGGCGTCGTCTCCTGGGGCTACGGCTGCTACTACCCGCAGTACCCGGGCGTCTACACCAACGTCGCCTCGCTGCGCTCCTGGATCAACGGCACCGTCGGCGTCTAG